In Ciona intestinalis unplaced genomic scaffold, KH HT000213.1, whole genome shotgun sequence, the sequence ATGTTTGTAAGGGGGGTGGGTTAAGTTATGTTTGTAAGGGGGGGTGGGTTAAGTTATGTTTGTAAGGGGGGAGGGGTTAAGTTCCTGGTTCGGGGGGGAGGGGGTAAGTTATGTTTGTAAGGGGGGAGGGGGTTAAGTTCCTGGTTCGGGGGGGAGAGGGTAAGTTATAGTCATGTTGcatgaattatttattatttaattaaattataatgtCGTATTTATTGGACAGCGAGtacaccaagtgctactaaGTACATGGCAAACAAAAAACGAGCCAGACTAATGGTGtactgatatatatatattgcccTATTTGAATATGTCCCTGTAGCCACAGTTGCCCCATTATCCCATCATCTAAACTAACAACACACAGTAGTTCAATTATCACCTGTTGCATATTCCAATACTCAGCAGATCCAGTACACGAACACCATAATTCCTTCTGCAGTAAATCATCTGGTGTTTCATCGAGAAGTTCCTTTAACACACCTCGTAGTACTTCAACCGGCCAATCCTGGGTcggataatttattttattttaaacttgaattaaaatttaattcaaaaatagtttacaaagtttatttCAAGACTTATTGTATTCAACCTAAAATGGCTTAAAGGTAACAGAGAGAAACTTTTCTCATTAAATAAAAGCAGGAAACATCATTTCAGCAACTCCAAAAATTGTGCGGGCCTTATATTTAAGTACATCACCCTTGTTTTACATAACACACAAATAAATACTATATCCACACATAGAAACCATAATAATGTAGGAAACCCCACCTTTCTACTTATCCTGTCCACGTCCACTTCAGCTTTCTTCATAGCTGGGTTAAGTTTACTGTAGTAAAGATCACTGGGTCGTAATATTTGTAGATTGGGGGGTTGGGTGGGGTTGGTGCTACCTTGTGCTACTGCCTGTGGTATATAAGTGGTTGGGTTAatattagtaaaaaatatgggGTAATAggtatttaatacaaataggTTAGTAAATAACTATGATATCAAGGGTGTGACCACTCGCAGTAAAACAGTTAGTTCAAAAATAACTATTTGTAAAGGAACAAATTATTGAAACTTTAAAGTAGTGGCCTATGCTGGTTTTATAACCAATAATTTTAGATTCATCCTTTGCTAACAATCCTAAATCAGTTGTTGGGTTAATATTGGTAACAAATGTGAGGTTACAAGGTATTAAACATATGCTAGTGGGGTTGGGATGTAAGAATCTGGGGTCCAAGGTTTCTTAATCCACTAGTTATAGTATGCGTTTATGCTCATTTTGATATAAAAGGATTTTATTGAAGCAAATAAAGTAAACTAAGTGTCACACCAAATGgaaacttatttaaataacttgaaACACTAGAAGCAACCACCATGTCCAATATATATTCATGCTCCATCAAATTGTTGGTGGGTTTCCCAAAACATTTTCATGGCCAAGCGCTATCGGGGTAAAACTATTTCACGCTACAGGAATTTAGAGGACATTTGTGTCACTTAAAACAGATGAATGTTAAATGAAGGCATGACCCATAATCTAATCTGTTAGTTTTATTAGTTAGAATTCACATAGCACGTCTTACCGTTTTATTTGCTTGAGCAATAACTTGTCGTTGCTGCCACCTTTTATAAAGCAGGAACAACGGGGTTGCCCCGCTAACCCACTGTATAAGACCCGACCTGGGGCCGAGGGGGGTGACAGAGTAATGTCGGGCAACGTAACTACATTTCTCGTGCTGTCGTCGCAACAACCGGTTGGCAATGGAGAGAAACTGCATAACGCGCTCGTCTAAATGAAGATCCTCCAACCCCTGTACGTTCATGCAGTCGTTAATATTTTCACAATAAGTTTATTGTACTCCGTAGGAAAATGTTACTTACATGTATtaggtattttattaaacgtatttttggtttataagATCATGTTTATAATTTGCATATAGAAAAATCACAGcaacttttaatataataaatagcagattattaaatgtaacaaaaaaaaattgtacaaacaggaacagtttattgtttacaaaaagaAACAACTCGGCAACTTTTATTGCTAATATTTTTCCCCATTCAGCCAATATGTAACAagaaataacagtttattattCACACAATGAAACAGTGTAGCGTCTTTTATTACATGAATTAGCCCTAAATCTGCAAACGAAGATATGCACACACTGACACGCATATCTATACATACATCCGCATATAGTATtaggtattttattaaacatatttatggtTTATAGGATTAGATGGCACATTGGAGATGAATTTGTAGAAGGAAAAATCACAGcaacttttaatataataatcaGAATCAAATTACATCACCTACCTTGAACAAGTAGTTATATCTCCTCCCATCTGATCCAATGAATTGAAGTTTCTTGGGTTTAGTTTTAGTTGGAAGTATAGTGACAGCACTACTACAACCATCTACTACTACTGGATGGTTGGTGTCCGTAACTCCTGTTCGTATGGGGGTGGGTTGGGTAAAAAGTAAGGCGAAATAATGAACCTAAATACCATTTCCCTAACGAATTTACCATTTACTAAATGTAGAATCAAATTACTGTTACAACTCAAAGttattatcaaaaaaaaactaaacgaaCAGAATACCAGAAAAGCACTTTGCTGTTATTCAGAGCCACATACAAAGTCATTAAGTATAGGAACAAAAGAACAAgacataatattattaaagcaACCATCCAAATACCactaaaaaagcaacaaaatacaaaaaaatcagttttaaaaacctgGTATTGGCATGGTAGTTGACTTCAGTGTCATCAAACGCGGGCTAATTTCACCAAGATTGAGGATGTGTGCTGCACGTTTAGATGCACGGTTCTGTAGTAAACTGTGAAcctgtgtgaaaataaaaacaacatacataACTGAAAATAAAGGCTTAATGTGTGTTGAAAAGTTGGTTTGTCAACAAATTTGTTTAGACTGGTATAACTAATGCTTTTTTCTGGAACTGTTTTTATGAAGTTAATAACAAAATCTTTACAGCTACAGTAGTACAGACTTTGTAAAAACTGTTTCTAATTGGTATAGTGAGAAAAAGCAATGAAGGTATGAAGTGATAACTACAACTCACTTGTTTGAATCCTGACCAACACGATTGTGGATTATGTGGGTTTGGTGGGTTCTTTAACTTCTCCAATGCCTGATCTATCATTGGTTGTAAATTATCAGCGAACCATCGTTCATGGGGTGTTTCAGGTGACGCACATGTTATACGCTGCACGCGTTTCATGGCGTATAATACAGGCCGCATTATCGCTTGCTGTTGTTCACGTAATATAACTTGTTTCTCTGATCTGTGgtaatatgtttgttgttattgGTTATCCTGGTGTGGCAGGTAAATTTagctttctattctatatgggtgaggtggtAAGTTTCTCTAATGAGCATGTGGTTGGCTTAAGAGTTGGTCAATTACCCAGCACAAAGTTCTAGTAGTTAAAGTGAGTTCTATATATTAGTTAAGTCTTATGGTGAGGAAAGCCAGGGACCTTGGGTTAGAACAGAGTTGGTCTGTAACCCTGAACTttataacacaatatattttagggggttataacacaagtgtgaTTTTGTACATCATCCATTTATGCGGCTTTACAGAACTACGCTTgtaagttaccaagtatgcaACTTTATGGCTAAATTCTAGTGTTTTTTAAGTGACTTAGcattataacaagggtgtttcACTACACACCGTACAGTTGCATTAGGCACTCAGTACTTACTTAGACAACGAACTGTTGGTGTTGACTCTCTTTGCCTCATCTTGTAGTTGATGCAATCGTCTGTGTGGATGAAAGTATCAAAACATGTTTCCTGTTATGTTTAcgtaatgaaaaataaaatatgtttaacttgtttctgtcattaaatattttccgcactacagtttttacattttgtttaaaaatattaatttaacattaatgGTCATTGGCTCATTGTAGTGACCATGGAACAAGAACATTCtattttgttacatcataatacacGATTATTACCTTATTATACTTGATTATTACCTCATAATATCATGTTGATGTTGACTTAACGTTCCCAACCACAATTCATCCCATAGTAGCGTGACTCTGCGCAACTCGTGCACCGCGATCTGCACATCGTGCACTTTGGTTGCATCTTGTTCAGTGAGTGCACGAAGTACTTGTTGGTAGCATGAGTTGGTTACACCGTTTTCTGTAAAGATTTCAATGTTAGATATATTGAAGAATATTCTATTGTAAACAGGCAAGGTCATATAGTATTGCACACCACCTTTGGTGAAGACCACAATTTACACATTGTCCATTGCTTCATATATAATAGTTGCTTATCCTATGTTTAAAAGAGTTTTAGGACTCTAAAATATctcagttttaacaaaatggcCTTTTTACATTAGTTACCACTGCTAACcaaactaaaacatacaagGAATACTTGAAGAATTGACAATGGGTTCGCGTAAAAAGGTTTAATTCTGTttctaaaatgtaaaaatccaTATACCTTCAGTTGTTCCATcctgttctttgtttctttcatTCTCATCCTTCTCCTTCTCACTCCCATCCACTCTCACTCCTTCTCCCTCCTCCTTCACCTTTTTCTCATTCTCTTCATTCTCCTCGTCCTCCTCTTGCTCCTCAAGAGTAGCACGAAGAGCAGAGTGAGCTCTCGGGTCTGACCTCATTGTAGCCACGACAACAGGGTATATGATGAGATGAGGTGAATGAACAGCAACGCGGCACAGAAGGCCTGCTATGCTACGCCGAACGTAGCTTTCCGGGTGATTCAAGCGTGAAAACAGTTGTGGAATAATACCTGTACAAATGAATCATATAGTTTCATGTGATATTTTGCTCTTTTGGGACAAGAAATACGGAACATATTCTAAAACAGGGggttcaaaaaaataattttgaaaaaacgtTGTGCTTTTAATACACTGATAGGTATCGAAACCTAAGAACCATTACTCCAGTGTAATGTTGTAGAAAGAGAATTGCTCGTATTaatttctatatgggtgaggtcatacagagagacacacagaaaaaaaaatactaatgtcagtgttggcacattaccccaaccaaTGCACACTACTATTAATAGCTACACCTTGTAAAACTGTGCACTTTATATGATCAAGTGAAAACCATAGTAACAAACCATAcatttgtatagtagggtggggtagttgggacaccttttcattctattttctcgtcctacatggtagtaaacaaagaacattcaacaaattattaaattgtacccttactcctatagaccgtcgttaattgtttaaaacacgaccaggatatttggatattatgtgctaaaggtgtcccatcttcccccccacATATACACGTAAAGCCAACTGAACCAACAACACACCACCCACCTTTCCAGGGTAACGTTGGTGCCGTAGCAAGTTCTATTTTAAGTGTTGTTTGCAACTCCAGTGCATGTTTAACAAGCAAACGTAACAAACGTAATGTGGCTGTCACGTTACTGTCTTCATATTTAAGTGGGGCCTGCAATGTTTTGTAGAACATTAAGTTTGTTTACATAGCTCagatttgataaaaaagattACTATCAAGTTTAGCCCTGCAGCAAAACAATTTGTCCCTCTCTGTTCAGCGTCTAatcttttaccctgctgttaggtgtctatacaaacaagcagagccaaagtatattgcattcaccacattaatcaatgaggtttcctatgtttaacaactatgagtgtaactgtattttaacaatgtcaccccagattttaccctgttgttaggtgtctatacaaacaagcagagccaaagtatattgcattcaccacattaatcaatgaggttccctatgtttgacaactatgagtgtaactgtattttaacaatgtcaccccagattttaccctgctgttaggtgtctatacaaacaagcagagccaaagtatattgcattcaccacattaatcaatgaggttccctatgtttgacaactatgtatgtaactgtatttGAACAATGTCACTCAagattttatgcaaaatttaagcattttttttctaaattatgaTGCCTTCTTCTAAAATATGATGCCCATTCTACGTGGGTAACTTTTCCAAATTTAACCAAATTTAATGAGTTTGGTCGTTAGTGACCTCCATGTTTACAACTCTTACCTGATCCCCAGCATTAAGATGAAGGAACTTAAAATAACCTTCAGCTGCAAGTCTATATTGTGTGAACAACCTCCTGCACACAAGTTGCCATACGCTCAACAACGTGGATTGTGTGTGTGTTGGTGCACGAGACAACCAAGCACCACATCGTGACCGAAGTTGGTCAAGCACGACCTCACTAACGTCTGTGTAACTTTGTTCGCGATCATTCATAGAAATATCATCAACAGCCTCCCCGTCAACCTgtttataagatgtttatggtCAATAAAAGGTTTCTATGAGTTACAAGAAATAACAATCGTTCTTGAACTTTACAGAAGActaatttattcattaacaATTCTTAACCTgtttataagatgtttatgttgaTAAAATGTGCCTAATTTATTAGTatatacacaaatatatataaactgctACTGTTAAACATGCTGCACTTGTTTTCTTAAAATAGCTCTTAAAATGTCTGCATGTGAATAAATGccagaaaaaatgttttagaacACTGGTTATAAGATGTTTCTAGTAAATATTAGGTATAACAACGGTTTTTCAACTTCATAGAAGAGTTATGCAATTAGACACACAAGTCACTCATACCCACCAACACACTAGCAGAGTTACAATGTGCTTTCCTCAACACACTGTATACTTGTTCCACCTGCTCCTCATCAACACCTAGTGGTGTAAGTGTGCTACGTACAATGTGTTTCTCAGTTTCAGTTAATTCAACGCTGCCAGCAGAACTAAAGgtttgtagaaaaaaatatatttaaaaacaaaaaatgtttgaccTGATTACACTGACATACAATGGGATGTTTAGCTTCATAATACTTTCCCACATAAGCAACAGAAATACTAGAGTTTGGTGGAATTTACCGGTGTTACCATGAGTCGGCAGCATTTGCATTTCGCAGACTTTATTTAGAGTTACTGTTATTGgaacaaaatatagaaaacagTGAAATTCGCATCAAGTTttgtcattattttaaaatagagaGTCCCTGACCCAATCATGTCTATGTTGAACCACTTTTGAACATGTTCCTAAATTACAAATATGAACCACTCCACCCACCTTGCCGAGTCCATTATCTTCCTTCCCCATTTATAACACCAGCCTGCCATAGAAAACCAAGCCTTTGCCATCTCAGGGGCCACGTTTGTTGCcaagtttaataaacaacCGATCACGATCTCGTGGTTGACTGTGGATATTATTTGGTTGGCTTATTTTAACTTACTACGGGCAGTTTTTTAGggtaaaattttacatgtGAAAAAATAagcttaaaaacattttcaacagTAATAAAGTTTGGAAGACACAAATTTTAAGAGGTACATATAGTCTGGAAAAAATACACAtagaatattatgtttattttaggtAGGGTGTGTTTAAAGTGTTTAATTTTGTACCATACTTTCTTTAAGTTGTACCAAGTTATTAAACACAGTTTCACATTATTAGGTAAATTATTGGGCACAGTCAAATATAGAAACTCCTTGCAccttatttctttaaaatatactaattgtttaacataatTATTGGGATCAGAATTAATGCAATGCATTGTGGGAACACCAACATAGATATCTCATATCACGACTGCCAATTCTAATCATCGTCATATACGACTCATATGCACTTCGTGCTCATCATGGGGTGTCTGGTCGTGCAACGAGATATCAACGCATTCATTCACAACATTCAAGTTAAGTTAGCTGagttaaaaaggtaaaaatacttaaaatacttacaaaaactaataataaatactaaactaacaaacacatacacacatacatacaTGGTGTCATTCCCTTTTCATCATTTCCCAGaatttgaattaaataatatacatactGTTGGTAACAAAGTACCAGGGTTTTAAAAGTCTAAAAAAATctccattattttttttttaaatcttaaagGACCACTGTTATCAAATCAAGAACCAAAACAGtaagaatattaaaatctaATGCTAATGGTAATCTAATGCTGAAAATGCTAAAAAGATCTAATGCCAAAAAAGATCTAATGCTAAAAAGGCTGAAAAAGATCTAATGCTAAAAAAGATATTCAATATTGAAACCAAGAACCAACACTAACCAAGACATATTAAAACTAGCATAACCCCACCTTCAGGTATTAATGTTTGGTTATTAGAGAAAGCAATGGACGTTGTATATGTGAAAGCACGTTGTTCGATGTCCATCAACAACTTCAACTTAGTAGTGAGGGGTGGTTGGTCAGCGCTGTTGCCGGGGCTGGggtgaaaatattaatttttaatcgTTAAAAGAAGCAGAGAAGGattcataaatatattaagGTAAATATTGAGGTAGTGGTAGAACTGTGAGCCATAGGCCaggaaaatattaattttgattattaaaagAAGCAGAAAAGGatcaatacaaatatattaaggTAGTGGGTAAATGCCATGGGTAAAAATGTGTGGCCATAAGCCAAGGAATTTAGGATTTAGCCctgttggctcattacccctaCAAAGAGGTTGCTCCTCACTAGATGTTGAAGCCTGTCGGTTCCCCAATGGTAGGCAACAAGGGCTTTAATGATAATGGATGGGAGATCTTTTCTTGACAGCTCAGCCAAGGATAGATATGCTCCCATCAAGTATTTAAACATGCTGGACAAATCTTTTATTTACACATAACTCAAATATCTTAAAGCTAAAAATATCCTTAACAATATTGCAAATAATATAGTTCCCACTCACCTTAGCAGATCTTTCAACATTGGTCCCACATTCTTCCAATCACCTTGCATGTATTTCACCAATGTGAGGATACTTTGGGCACATATGTCACCACAGTTCTTGTGACCTAATAACgaataattatatttatgttaaaccATAACTGGTTTctatgattttaaaca encodes:
- the LOC101242023 gene encoding serine/threonine-protein kinase SMG1-like; the protein is CNHLTQQAVRTFFYTNRQTCEQWMNRLRLAVMRISLASGLETLAFQHGQAILHDMKTKNNTTGVEFESAVAMTTEALVRLGSPQNLEGLHRWCRGLNGPKQQWGWIKVAKYDAAKSYEDAVKEYKSIFNARRNSECSGDAAPPGDGRKTISPSRAFVTKQIIRCYSQLSCWEELENFKKQISTENSTNKKIFSTNIEQIRTLGNFEKLGTNMDAKPLSGGKTPGGVINGLTSTPATAWVWEELLMHNDVETIQNLTSGNLEGKEKSNAESQLQQIADSSLNCVKLSSASWPPSVDNDFYSMFAISSAVKSAVEQKQTKLSVPLSSNLSRSDWMVGSCGTRLLTYLQQTADKNEKSNKSLFDLRLGLIKENRKHNNFKRSRSLLLQQINFISEEKCSLNDSTELMTICRSLPENAESLANTFRIRHESAKLLQATGHGSASMTLLADSICGYLGNGHKNCGDICAQSILTLVKYMQGDWKNVGPMLKDLLSPGNSADQPPLTTKLKLLMDIEQRAFTYTTSIAFSNNQTLIPEVNHEIVIGCLLNLATNVAPEMAKAWFSMAGWCYKWGRKIMDSASSAGSVELTETEKHIVRSTLTPLGVDEEQVEQVYSVLRKAHCNSASVLVDGEAVDDISMNDREQSYTDVSEVVLDQLRSRCGAWLSRAPTHTQSTLLSVWQLVCRRLFTQYRLAAEGYFKFLHLNAGDQAPLKYEDSNVTATLRLLRLLVKHALELQTTLKIELATAPTLPWKGIIPQLFSRLNHPESYVRRSIAGLLCRVAVHSPHLIIYPVVVATMRSDPRAHSALRATLEEQEEDEENEENEKKVKEEGEGVRVDGSEKEKDENERNKEQDGTTEENGVTNSCYQQVLRALTEQDATKVHDVQIAVHELRRVTLLWDELWLGTLSQHQHDIMRRLHQLQDEAKRVNTNSSLSKSEKQVILREQQQAIMRPVLYAMKRVQRITCASPETPHERWFADNLQPMIDQALEKLKNPPNPHNPQSCWSGFKQVHSLLQNRASKRAAHILNLGEISPRLMTLKSTTMPIPGVTDTNHPVVVDGCSSAVTILPTKTKPKKLQFIGSDGRRYNYLFKGLEDLHLDERVMQFLSIANRLLRRQHEKCSYVARHYSVTPLGPRSGLIQWVSGATPLFLLYKRWQQRQVIAQANKTAVAQGSTNPTQPPNLQILRPSDLYYSKLNPAMKKAEVDVDRISRKDWPVEVLRGVLKELLDETPDDLLQKELWCSCTGSAEYWNMQQKYSQSTAVMSMIGHVIGLGDRHLDNVLVDLETGEVVHIDYNVCFEKGLQLRVPERVPFRLTQNLLRALGITGVEGVFRNSCEQVVRYHYVIFMYV